The Triticum aestivum cultivar Chinese Spring chromosome 5A, IWGSC CS RefSeq v2.1, whole genome shotgun sequence genomic sequence TGTGAGTTATATAGTATTTTATTACCAACATGGCATCACTCAAAGATAATACTTGTCAAAGAACAGCTTGATCAGGCACAAAGACCTAGACATGTGCAAGAGAAGGGAATCAACACATAAAATTTAACCTGAATCTACCTCAACCATGAGCAAGTACGAGCACTGCTCCTTGCCTTGAGTAAGTGCTTGCTCTGGTTTAGTTTGCCCCAGCACAACAGAGATCTTCCTTGGATGACATAGATTTAATATATGTTCTCCTCCTAGTACTAAAAATAGGACCACATGGCTTCCTAGCGATTTAAAGCTAACAGAGATCAGAGAGCAAACTAATTTCACCAATTTATCACTGTAATCTCTATTGAATACAACACTTTGCCACATCTTGTATTATCTATATGGCATTGCTAAAGTGATTCTAatctgaaaaaagaaaaaaaaaatccaaCTTTGCCATGTTGAACAGCATCCGTAGTATTGCATGATGTAGTGACCCAAAATTAGTAGCACTATAATTGGATGGTTCAAACTCATGTGTCGGATGTCCTAAAAGTTCAGACTTGTATTAAAAAAATAAGGAAATTCCACAATATATCTTAAAAATGTAACTATGGATGGATTGAACAACCAAATTGCTACCTGATAGAGCAAAATTCCATATGCTTTCTGTTTTTTAAACCTAGTTCGAGGTGGATTCCATATTCTAACTGCACTTTACGGGAATGGATCTACAATCATATTAAGAGGTTCCTTTCATCTTGAGCTGGTGCTTCAGCTGTTGGAACACTTAAGCTCAGATCTTCAGTATGATTTTCTTCAACTGTAGGATCGAACAAAACCTACATGATAGATTGCTTACATTGATTAATAATCAATCAAGCAATTTTGAAAACTTCAGTTATCTTGCTGGAGCATGTAATCTATGAGCCTGTTGTAGTGGTCCACTCCTTCCTGGTTCACCTTCCCAGTCCCATCTACAGTTTTATCATACACAGCTCTACATCAGAAACTACTTttgatccaggaaaaataataTTGGATCGAAAATTAGCAAGCTGCTGTGGTTGGAGGAGGGATCAGGGCACATATATACCTGGGAAAATCCTCCACCAGGAGATCGAGAACCGGTACGCGTCGAAGCCCATTTCCTTCATTATGCTCACATCCTCCTACACACACCTCAGAGTAAAAGACCTCTGTCAAACATCAGGATACCACCAAGAAACACCAGAAAAACATAGCAGTCAGGACGATTGTTCATACAGTATAATACACACCTTGTACCTATGGTACTCATCGACCGTCACGTCGGCGGTGCCATTGCCGGCGATCGTCCCCGGTATGGCTGCAAAGGCGTCCCAGATGCTGGGCCTGCGCCCGCCCTGCCTCGCCATGCCCTCCACCTGGTACGCCGACGCGGCCGTCCCGAACACGAACCCAGCCGGGAAGCCCCGCCGGCTCAGCCCGCCCGTGTTGTGGATCTCCGGNNNNNNNNNNNNNNNNNNNNNNNNNNNNNNNNNNNNNNNNNNNNNNNNNNNNNGAGCCGCGGCGAAGGGGATCCTGCGGCGCAGGGCTGCTCCGGCGGCGGCTTGGGCGCGATGGacgggctcgacggcggctccCACGACGAAGGGGATCCCGCGGCGAAGGGCGTGGCGGGCGGCTCCGGAGGAATGGAGGAGCGGCGGGAGGCTCGGGAGGAGCGGCGAGGAACGGGAGAGGGCGaacggcgggggaggaggagcaggggcgagAGGTCGAGGTCGTGCGGGTGGGGCGAGAGGACGTCGGGGCGTGCGTTGTTTGCTTTTTTTCTGAACGGCGGGGCAGTTTTATCGAGGGATGGCTTGAAGCGTTAAACTCGATGCGTGGTTTGTGGCTTAATGCGTGGCTTGTTGTGTTAAACACGGGATGATTATGGGCCATCAGATATTATAGATGGACGGATAAaattgtttggatctgcccctttctttcttttatagtggtagtagacgAAAACCTCGTATTTTTTTCTCACATAAAAGGCCCTTATCTAGTGTACATGTGTGGCATtggatgggtcccacctgtcaggaaaACATCACAAATTTTATAATAGAATGGAAAATAGGCCATCGAGGCATTGGACCCATTGACCTCAGTTTAACTAGCCACCCGCCTACAAATAAATTCATCGCATACAAGCATACGCACACTTTATATCTTTTAGCTAAGTAACGTAAGTAGTCTAAAAAATAAGTGACATAAATTAAGAATTTTAATCTAGAAAAAGGTTTACGGACGTGGAGTCTCATGTCTCCGTAGATTTCTTACAATTTATATGCCTATAGCAGAACATGATCGTGGGCTGCAATTAATGTTAGTTTTTTTCATTTTTCGAAATTTATATAAAAATGTATATTCTACTCCCTccgaacctaaataaatgttgcAGTTTTGAATTAAGATTAGTTCAACCATAGTTGAAAGTTGCGACACTTATTATTGAACGGATTATTGATCGGTGGgagtaataaataaataatgtaCCTATAAATAAAAGAAATTAGACTAAAAATGCTCACCTAATAATATTTCGAAAACCATGAAATTAAATTACGAATTATTTGTAAAAAAATTAAAAAGTGTTTGCATGTTAAATAAAGTATCAATGtaattttagaaaatgtgtatATTTAAACAGATTATCATATAATTCCAAAAAATACAGGTTTGTAAGAAAATATTAATTGTTTATATAAATTGACCGTGCTTTAATTTTTATGTTGTTTTAAAAGTGTTCATGCTTTTTAATAAAGTTTGCATATTTTCTCTCTCTATAAATTGACCAGGCGGGcgtcatgatggagaagatgaagatggtgcgggacaccagtcaggctgcctacgacgccagctcggctctccaaagcaacgttcaggttagttggtcgccacttgttctgttaggatatgatatctgaagactctttccgaaaatctttgcgttAGTACACCCACTAGGTGCGTtgattgaactttgaattagtgggggcacgctgagtgcacccactgggtgtagtccccgagactatggtggactgcgggcagtcgactgtagtctttgtattttatcgagtgtaaaccgaactgatagtttgtctcttccactcagTCTGGTCGAGTGgggtcagaaccggtgggggcacgctgagtgcacccactgggtgtagtccccgagaccgcggtcgactgctggcagtcgactgtggtctgagttctttctctcttcttttttttactccctgcactcgactccagcgggccggtcgagtgggatcagaaccggtgggggcacgcaaagtgcacccactaggtgtagtccccgaggctatggtggactgcagGCAGTCGACTGTAGCCTTAGTACTTATTGACTTTGTTGTTTTTCGctgtaaaaataacttctccccattgatttcagaaatcttgtgatcttggatctcgctttgctgacttggagaaacagcagatccaactgaaccttgacttggagctggccaagacagagctgcaaaggGTCAAGGACGACGCCACTGGTAAAACGAATTTGTCGACTGGtctgtcttaggcttgagtacccttctacTCTTTCTGAATCAGGCATCATTTCTTTGTAGCAAAACTGAGAGAATCTCTGGCGAAGAAGGGTTAGGATTTGGATGCTGCTCGAAAGGAGGCTGACGACAGAACCGCTCTagctgaacagaaactggcttcggtcgggcagttggaagaagagaataccaggctgaaatctgctctgaatgacgtcaacaaggagtgctcgcgctggaagaaggagaatctcatcctgggcgagaagatggaaagcattgctcgcaggagggacgatctggagagctatctgaggagccttgccaagaagttgttcatcaagcttgaaggtgcacattttgttccgactgatttttttatgtcgactcagtgtacgaaaattgacttatccttggatcgtgaatgcagagttttgccaaaacttcgaggaggagactgggcggattgagccaggtttggacccaatcaattctcccgtaaaagatgaaactgccatgaatctgctccgactggaatcccgcatcgacggtgtcatggactacttggctcgactgaaggtcgccatgtcgcggatcgacccggcactttggccagagacCACGccccagaatgatctcgagtccctgatgactctaCTTAATGAAATCCCtaatcgagtgcaggagtggaagaaatatTCTGCCCAGTGTGGAGATGATGTGGCCCTGTCTCTGGTTTGCGTCCATTACAAGGAGGTGCGTCAAGATAAGTTAgcggcaatcaaggtcgccaacacccaaaagcatgacttccgatcttttatggagactttcatcgctgtagccactcggatcaccgacggcgtcgacctagacgagttcgtcgagcctgctagtcctcctcccgcggagtgaacaaacttttatgcctcaccttaaatttgcctcgagatgccgagtggtttttgtaaccgttaaactctttcgggctgaaagcccgagcacttcgatctgtggtccggaacctttagggtttatctgaacttggtttatcgttaAATATCTTCATGAATCCCCCGTCGAGTGGGAATCgttcttcattcgagacaacttttgtatttctggcgcagctccgaaggagaaggtggtagTCGACCTACATCTTGTTACTCTAGagcaggatggagcgcacattgtatttgtggcgaagctctcacggagaaggtggcagtcgacctgcacctcgtcgtccttgaggattcagatgtgtttcatacttaggcgagtactggattgcagctaagcctccaagtggtaggctggctcaccactcggtaggattttcagatacttaggtgagtactagactgcagctaagcccccgagtgggaggattgctctccactcagtaggattttttcaaacttaggcgagtgccggactgcaactaagtctccaagcgagagaacttaggcgagtactggactgcagctaagcccccgactgggaggattgctctccactcggtagtatttttacaaacttaggcgagtgccggactgcagctaagtctcccaGTGAGAGNNNNNNNNNNNNNNNNNNNNNNNNNNNNNNNNNNNNNNNNNNNNNNNNNNNNNNNNNNNNNNNNNNNNNNNNNNNNNNNNNNNNNNNNNNNNNNNNNNNNNNNNNNNNNNNNNNNNNNNNNNNNNNNNNNNNNNNNNNNNNNNNNNNNNNNNNNNNNNNNNNNNNNNNNNNNNNNNNNNNNNNNNNNNNNNNNNNNNNNNNNNNNNNNNNNNNNNNNNNNNNNNNNNNNNNNNNNNNNNNNNNNNNNNNNNNNNNNNNNNNNNNNNNNNNNNNNNNNNNNNNNNNNNNNNNNNNNNNNNNNNNNNNNNNNNNNNNNNNNNNNNNNNNNNNNNNNNNNNNNNNNNNNNNNNNNNNNNNNNNNNNNNNNNNNNNNNNNNNNNNNNNNNNNNNNNNNNNNNNNNNNNNNNNNNNNNNNNNNNNNNNNNNNNNNNNNNNNNNNNNNNNNNNNNNNNNNNNNNNNNNNNNNNNNNNNNNNNNNNNNNNNNNNNNNNNNNNNNNNNNNNNNNNNNNNNNNNNNNNNNNNNNNNNNNNNNNNNNNNNNNNNNNNNNNNNNNNNNNNNNNNNNNNNNNNNNNNNNNNNNNNNNNNNNNNNNNNNNNNNNNNNNNNNNNNNNNNNNAGTGCCGGActacagctaagtctccaagtgagagaacttaggcgagtacttgactgcagctaagcccccgagtgggagaattgctctccattcggtaggatattttcgaacttaggcgagtgccggactgcagctaagtctccaagtgagagaacttaggcgagtactggactgtagctaagcccccgagtgggaggattgctctccactcattAGGATCTTTTCAagcttaggcgagtgccggactgcagctaagtctccaagtgagagaatcttaggtgagtactggactggagctaagcccccgagtgggagggttgctctccagtcggtaggatttttgaaatacttaggcgaaacagattcgcagctaagcccccaagtaggaggctggctcgccactcggtaggaaattatttttacaaacttaggcgaagcggattcgcagctaagccacccactgggggatttctcacgcaaacaaaaacaataataatcactggaaaaattataacgctcttgtctttgataaataaactacaggagttttttcttattacatttcatccgagtgagaattcaagtataaaaggcgcagaggagctccgcattccaggctcgcggctcatcaatctggcgatcgacattgtagaggtggtatgctccattgtggaggactctggtgactatgaaggggccttcccaagtaggagcgagtttgtgtggtttctgctgatccactcggaggactaagtctccttcttggaaggctcgactcttcacgtttctggcatggaatcgacgcaagtcttgctgatagatggtcgatcggatcatggccatttctctttcttcttccaggaggtcgactacgtccttccgggcttgttctgcttcatcttcagagtagagctcgactcggggagcgttgtgaagcaggtcactcgacaagactgcctcggctccatagaccagaaagaatggggttcttccagtcgatcggttcggggttgtcctcaatccccaaagtactgatggaagctcgtcgacccatgcacctgctgcgtgcttgagatcgcgcatcaatcggggtttcagtcctttgagaattaggccgtttgccttttctgcttgcccattcgactgggggtgagcaaccgaagcatagtcgacccgagtgccctgagaggcgcaaaaggccctgaatttgtcagaatcgaagtttgacccattctcagtgatgatgttgtgcggaactccatatctaaatatcaactctctgatgaaactgatagcagtgcaaacatcaagattcttgataggcttggcttcaatccatttggtgaacttgtcgactgctacccgtacatgagtgaagccgctcctacccattctcagtggtccaaccatgtccagcccccaaacagcgaagggccagacgagtggaatggttttcagggctgacgcgggcttgtgtgacatattggagtaatactgacatccttcacatttgtcgactatctcttttgccatttcattggctcttggccagtagaatcccgctcggtatgctttagccacaatggtccgagaggacgcatgatgaccataggtccccgagtggatatcatcaaggatcatctgaccttcttctggtgtaatacacttctggctgaccccagtcgcgctttctctatataactgtccctttatgactgtaaaggccttggatcgacggacgatctgtcaagcctcttcttcgtcctctggagttctttccttaggatgtacgcgatgtacagtactgtccagacgggagtgatgaccaagacttccatgatcaggtcgacaacagctggaatttcaacttcagtcggatccgtggcactttttggctgcggggcctcttcagcgaagggatcctcctgaacagatggtgtgtggatgtgttccaaaaacacattgctgggaatggcttctcttttggaacctatttttgccagatcatcagctgcttgatttttcagtcggggtatgtgatgaagctctaacccctcaaatttcttctccagctttctcactgcattgcaataaccagtcatggctggacttctgacataccattccttcatcacctgattaactacgaaatctgagtcgccatagaccatgaggcgacggacgccgagtgaaatggccatgcacaacccataTAAAAGcgcttcgtattctgcctcgttattggaggaatcaaagtggatttgaagaacatatctgagtttatctcctctggggagaccaacaccactctggcaccggaaccattcagcatcttggagccgtcgaagaagatggtccaatgctccgagtgaacctgagtcggcagtttctgttcaatccactcggcgacgaaatctgcgattgcctgggacttgatagctttctttgcctcaaacttgatatctagaggaaggagttcaatcgcccattttgccactcgaccagttgcatccctgttatgcaggatctctgagaatggagcgtcactgacgactgtaatggaatgatcagagaagtagtgagcaactttctttgtggtcatataaatcccatatacaagcttctgataatgaggatatctttgcttcgatggggtcaagacttcagaaatataatatactgggcgctaaactttgaaggtttttccttcttcttcccgctcgaccgtaagtaccgtactaacgacttgtcctgtggctgcaatgtaaagcagcaaaggctccttgctgattggggcagcaagcaccggctgggtggagagcagagctttgagctctgcaaacgctgcatcatcttcaggagtccactcgaacttgtcggacttcttcaccAATCGatagagaggcaatgccttttcaccgagacgagatatgaatcgacttagggcggccaagcaactagtaagcttctggatgtcgtgcactcgcacaggacttctcattcggagtatagtaccgattttttctggattggcgtcggtTCCccattcggaaatgagaaaactgagtaattttccgccaggaactccgaatgtgcactttgatggattaagcttgatatcatacctcctgaggttggcaaaggtttcagcaaggtcagtcagcaggtcggaacccttccatgacttgaccacaatgtcatccatgtacgcctccacattctgactgatttgggtgagcaaacacttctgaatcatcctcatgaatgtggctccggcattcttgaggctgaacggcatggtaacataatagaagcacccgaatggagtgatgaaggctgttttgatctcgtcaggtccatacagatggatctgatggtacccggaataggtgtctaaaaaagacagtcgctcacatgatcgatgcgggggagaggaaaatgatctttcgggcaggcccgattgatatgtttaaagtcaatgcacatgcgaagtgacttgtccttcttggggaccataacaacgttggcgagccactcggagtggtagatttctcggatgaactccgctgctaagagctgagccacctcctcgccaatggcctttctcttctggatggcggaccgttggagatgttccttgacaggttttacttttgagtcgactcttaggcggtgctcagccagctccctgggacacccagcatgtcagaaggcttccatgcgaaaatgtcccagttctcacggaggaactggatgagcgcttcttcctatttggagtcgagtgttgtcgagatatgagttggagcagcgctgggggCGGTCAGGtcgatgtgagctgtcttcgtatcgccagtcgactgaaaagctgattctgtaacgggcttcttggctcacaacaaatcactcgggtcttcagtcttctggtattcctgcaactccaccactgccatctaagcatcggcgatcttcgaacctttctgaaaatattcttccgctttcttccgattgcccgtaatagtgatcacacctttggggccagggatcttcaatttgagatatacataacatggtcgggccatgaagcgtgcataagccggcctgcccaaaatagcgtggtaggcactctggaagtctacaacttcaaatgtcaacttttctttgcggtaattcttggaatcaccgaaaaccacatcaagagcaatctggccgagtgattaagccttcttcccaggaatgactccatggaaactcatgttgctggcactgagtctggacatcggaatgcccatccctttcaacatctcagcatataatatgttcaaaccactgccaccatccatcaggactttggtcagtcgagtgccttcaacaactaggtcgaccaccaaagcttgcctcccaggggtggcgatgtgcattgggtgatcggaccggtcgaatcttatggcagtctgagaccacttcagataacttggtgtcgccggagcgaccatattcacctctcggttgataactttcagtcgacttttgctttcaacatcagcaaaaatcatcagagtggaattgacctgagggtatctgtcatcactatcttccttgtcctcaattttgtccgactccttttccttatctttgggctgcttgccctggaactgctggatcaagagtcgacactgtcgagtggtatgtttcgggtaaatgaaattaccctcttcatctttcttggtgtggacgagacatggcaaatccaacacatcatttccgtcatggtctttaactttcttggggttccaaggtcctttaggtttccctttaaactttccttgggttacagctaaggcttccccaggagcagccggctcggctttccgcttctgtttccgattgggatttcctccggtttcttggcgACTGatttgagcttgccactcctgactcgattctcatcttcaccattagcgtacttggtggcaatctccatcatccggttcagagacatatctccggtccgtccgaatttcagattcagttatctgtacttgacgccttctttgaaggcacagactgcttggtggtcaggcacattctctaccgtgtgatgcaacgtgatctatctctgaatgtaatccctcaaggtttcattcggcttctgcacgcaagaccgcagttccgtcagccctgccggcctcttgcatgttccttcaaatgtggtgacaaacactcgggcgagatcttcccaagtgtaaatgctgctggttgctaactggttcagccatgctttggccgagccctccaacatgagaggcaggtgtttcatggccacttcatcattgtcgccgctaatctggacggccactcggtagttttcaagccaagtatcgggcttggactcgccagtgaacttgctgactccagtcgccaacctgaagttgggaggaatcacagcggccctgatggctctactaaagcactctggccccgaaacatgtgctCTGCTGCTGGCAGGAGCATCTCTATCGTGTCCTTCccagtgagctctgttcctgtcgaccaaaccttgaacgagaatggatctcgcatcaaagactggctccctggagtcgactggaatccttcgccaaACACTACGAGGGCACCTGtcatcctgttgtcgaggcgcatacgacctgctcctcgggggaggggtgggcactcgacgtcgatcatcacaaTCGAATCAGTGATCATATTGGTCATGGTTCCCATACTGAttacgccggtccccacgtccttcacgcctcgggggcgatcttgggctttgagccgactggactgtgtccacggcaacggatctgctgtgaatcctgttccgcgactgagaaacagcggaattctggtctcctgctgcccggagtaacgctctgatctgcagcaagcctctgccagcctccgactgggaaggctgaatcaactctgctatacgggctgcagctgctaaattctgaatcggagttcgatatacctgcgggggtgggaagagctgacgtcgactggattcgagaacccgttgtcgcgcacgctcgtcgagtgctcgctggaggttctccagtcgagtgcgctcgaccaagtttgccaggcgcgcgtcttccaaggcacgagcctcggggctttctccaacgataggagtgtgcagtgcatccatgttccggcggcaaagttcttctctctgcagcgacgtgagaggctcgggaagatattcctcatggggacgcgacgggtcgcctccacccacgcctccgtcggtgcggggaaaaccgggaggactgggcggtccatcgaccatcagaacctccgccgctggataactgttgtcgcactcggatgcggtctctgcggagccagtcgacaggtcgaacaggccgtagagggattcgtcgagctcgatcgccgcgacttgaggggtggccgactggcgtgccaccgcgtgtctcacccacagCTGAAGTcttgaccgaccggagcgcttgcgccggcgggaaacagggagggaggacaagacaggagccgaccgatagggggtcgacggttgccacaGGAGAACGCCGCAGACGCACGcactaaagtgcgttgccccgcggacagggagtgcatccacgtcgagcggagcctcctgaagccaagcggagtcgtcggcgatgaacatgagcgcgccgagacggatctcgcggccctccaccaaaactccgccgaaaaccatgatgattcaggtcggaaaagatcgcaactcctccaacaaaacgctaaaacaccggccccacagtgggcaccaactgtcgtggttttatgtctgacagtagtgtagggggtaagtatggagaggcaagatcttagctatggagaattgtaagcacgcaaggtttac encodes the following:
- the LOC123106063 gene encoding beta-glucosidase 26, which gives rise to MARQGGRRPSIWDAFAAIPGTIAGNGTADVTVDEYHRYKEDVSIMKEMGFDAYRFSISWWRIFPDGTGKVNQEGVDHYNRLIDYMLQQDN